A DNA window from Caulobacter mirabilis contains the following coding sequences:
- the glmS gene encoding glutamine--fructose-6-phosphate transaminase (isomerizing), which produces MCGIIGIVGKAPVSDRLIESLKRLEYRGYDSAGVAVQRGGRVERRRALGKIRALEAVLAEQPLTAEIGIGHTRWATHGAPSERNAHPHTAGRVTLVHNGIIENFAELKAELQAEGRVFESETDTEVVAHLIDHYLAAGAAPLAAFKSALDRLTGAYALAVLIEGRDNFIMGARRGSPLVVGTGAGEMFLGSDALAVGPFTNKVTYLEEGDYVAIDHDRAEIFDETGTPVERPMKIVSASAALVEKGNYRHFMEKEIHDQPEGCQHTIAAYIDPIAGRARMAGDVDFAALDRIQIVACGTSYIAGLVGKYLIEKLADLPVDIEIASEFRYREPALRPGALAIAMSQSGETADTLAALRLCQAKGLKTAAVVNAQESTMAREVDVVWPIHCGPEIGVASTKAFTAQVSVLTALAVAAARARGRIDAAEEQRLVRILLEAPRLIAESIGLEDAVKAVAVDIAKARDVLYLGRGPMSALALEGALKLKEISYIHAEGYAAGELKHGPIALVDEHTPIIVLAPYDSYYEKSASNMSEVMARGGQVVFITDPEGAKHAPAGAKVVMTAPASDPLISPLVMSAPIQLLAYHVAVLKGADVDQPRNLAKSVTVE; this is translated from the coding sequence ATGTGTGGCATTATCGGCATCGTGGGCAAGGCGCCCGTCTCCGATCGTCTCATCGAGAGCCTCAAGCGCCTCGAATATCGCGGCTATGATTCCGCCGGCGTCGCCGTCCAGCGCGGCGGCCGCGTCGAACGCCGGCGGGCCCTGGGCAAGATCCGCGCGCTCGAGGCGGTCCTGGCCGAACAGCCGCTGACCGCCGAGATCGGCATCGGCCACACCCGCTGGGCCACCCACGGCGCGCCGTCCGAACGCAACGCCCACCCCCACACCGCCGGCCGCGTCACCCTGGTCCACAACGGCATCATCGAGAACTTCGCGGAACTGAAGGCCGAACTGCAGGCCGAAGGCCGCGTCTTCGAAAGCGAGACCGACACCGAGGTGGTCGCCCACCTGATCGACCACTACCTGGCCGCGGGCGCCGCGCCTCTGGCGGCCTTCAAGAGCGCCCTGGACAGGCTGACCGGCGCCTATGCCCTGGCCGTGCTGATCGAAGGCCGCGACAACTTCATCATGGGCGCCCGTCGCGGCAGCCCCCTGGTCGTCGGGACCGGCGCCGGCGAGATGTTCCTGGGCAGCGACGCCCTGGCCGTCGGTCCCTTCACCAACAAGGTCACCTACCTGGAGGAAGGCGACTATGTCGCCATCGACCACGACCGCGCCGAGATCTTCGACGAAACCGGCACGCCCGTGGAACGCCCCATGAAGATCGTCTCCGCCTCGGCGGCCCTGGTCGAGAAGGGCAACTACCGGCACTTCATGGAGAAGGAGATCCATGACCAGCCGGAGGGCTGCCAACACACCATCGCCGCCTATATCGATCCCATCGCGGGTCGGGCCCGGATGGCCGGCGACGTCGACTTCGCGGCGCTGGACCGCATCCAGATCGTCGCCTGCGGCACCTCCTACATCGCCGGCCTGGTCGGCAAGTACCTGATCGAGAAGCTGGCGGACCTGCCGGTGGACATCGAGATCGCCTCGGAGTTCCGCTATCGCGAACCCGCCCTCCGCCCGGGCGCCCTCGCCATCGCCATGTCGCAGTCCGGCGAGACCGCCGACACCCTCGCCGCCCTGCGCCTGTGCCAGGCCAAGGGCCTGAAGACCGCCGCGGTGGTCAACGCCCAGGAATCCACCATGGCCCGCGAGGTCGATGTGGTCTGGCCGATCCATTGCGGTCCGGAGATCGGCGTCGCCTCTACCAAGGCCTTCACCGCCCAGGTCAGCGTCCTGACCGCCCTGGCCGTCGCCGCCGCCCGCGCCCGCGGCCGGATCGACGCGGCCGAAGAGCAGCGCCTGGTCCGCATCCTGCTGGAGGCGCCGCGCCTGATCGCCGAGTCGATCGGCCTCGAGGACGCCGTGAAGGCCGTGGCCGTCGACATCGCCAAGGCTCGCGACGTGCTCTACCTGGGCCGCGGCCCGATGTCCGCCCTGGCCCTGGAAGGCGCGCTGAAGCTCAAGGAGATCAGCTACATCCATGCCGAGGGCTATGCCGCCGGCGAGCTGAAGCACGGACCGATCGCGCTGGTCGACGAGCATACGCCGATCATCGTCCTGGCCCCCTACGACAGCTACTACGAGAAGTCGGCCTCGAACATGAGCGAGGTCATGGCCCGCGGCGGCCAGGTGGTCTTCATCACCGATCCGGAAGGCGCCAAGCATGCTCCCGCCGGCGCGAAGGTGGTGATGACCGCGCCGGCCAGCGACCCCCTGATCTCGCCGCTGGTGATGTCGGCTCCGATCCAGCTCCTGGCCTACCATGTCGCCGTCCTCAAGGGCGCCGACGTCGATCAGCCGCGGAACCTCGCCAAGTCGGTGACGGTGGAATAG
- a CDS encoding AGE family epimerase/isomerase, whose amino-acid sequence MRIYPVIMCGGAGSRLWPVSRPSRPKQFVSLDGQATIFQHTVERVAALAADRSLVVVSGARYEAILSRQLAEVGLEASMLLEPEPRDSGPAMAAAAAYVAETDPDGIIAVVASDHHVPDADAFRRAIAVAGQAAAEGWIVTLGVRPTGPATAYGYIRPGPASGEVLQVDQFVEKPDLNRALAFLDQGCLWNSGNFVARATTLLEEIARHAPGLAEAAGEALRSARRTGRSIRLGDAFLDAPRISIDYALMEKTDKAAVLPVAFSWSDLGAWDAIHAVGEHDDAGNVVSGNAILVDSHDCLIRNDGPLRVAGVGLHDLAIVAEPDALLICGLDSSQSVKLIVDRLTAAQARELDVPAELTLTAWRDRYEDWLKASALPLWWTLGADFDHGGFHEALDEHARPIQAGRRSRVQTRQAYVYAVAAAQGWSGPWRQAALHGLDFFLAHYAREDGRYAALVAPDGAVLDDTPVLYDQAFALLAMAAVSRIAPERTDIGDRAAALLKGLELMRAPGRGFRENGPWPFQANAQMHLLESALAWFELTGGAQWGELADEIVALALDRFVDPKSGILREVYDETWSPAAGDDGRFIEPGHQFEWAWLLHSWSRLRGDRAVGETIEGLVKAGRAGVDAARDAAVDELWADLSVRSARARLWPQTERLRTEVMMAERGFANATEEAGQAARGLWRYLDTTVPGLWRDKQTAEGDFLEEPAPASSLYHILGAVMALQGVR is encoded by the coding sequence TTGCGCATCTATCCCGTCATCATGTGCGGCGGCGCCGGGTCGCGCCTGTGGCCGGTGTCGCGGCCTTCGCGACCGAAGCAGTTCGTTTCGCTCGATGGCCAGGCGACCATCTTCCAGCACACCGTCGAACGGGTCGCGGCCCTGGCCGCCGACCGGTCGCTGGTTGTCGTTTCCGGCGCTCGCTATGAAGCCATCCTAAGCCGCCAGCTGGCGGAAGTGGGGCTGGAGGCCTCGATGCTGCTCGAGCCGGAGCCGCGGGACTCCGGTCCGGCCATGGCCGCCGCCGCGGCCTACGTCGCCGAAACCGATCCGGACGGGATCATCGCCGTCGTCGCGTCCGACCACCATGTCCCCGACGCCGACGCCTTCCGGCGGGCGATCGCCGTCGCCGGCCAGGCCGCCGCCGAGGGCTGGATCGTGACGCTGGGCGTTCGTCCCACGGGGCCGGCCACGGCCTACGGCTACATCCGGCCCGGCCCGGCCTCGGGCGAGGTTCTTCAGGTCGATCAGTTCGTCGAGAAGCCCGACCTCAACCGCGCCCTGGCGTTCCTGGACCAGGGCTGCCTCTGGAACAGCGGCAACTTCGTCGCGCGGGCGACCACCCTGCTGGAAGAGATCGCGCGCCACGCGCCCGGCCTGGCCGAGGCCGCGGGCGAAGCCCTCCGTTCGGCCCGTCGAACAGGCCGGAGCATTCGGCTGGGCGACGCCTTCCTCGACGCGCCGCGGATCTCGATCGACTACGCGCTGATGGAGAAGACCGACAAGGCGGCCGTCCTTCCAGTGGCGTTTTCCTGGTCCGACCTGGGCGCCTGGGACGCCATCCATGCCGTCGGCGAGCATGACGACGCGGGGAACGTCGTGTCGGGAAACGCCATCCTGGTCGATTCCCACGATTGCCTGATCCGCAACGACGGGCCGCTCCGTGTCGCCGGCGTCGGCCTCCACGATCTGGCCATCGTCGCCGAGCCCGACGCGCTGTTGATCTGCGGACTCGACTCAAGCCAGTCGGTGAAGCTCATCGTCGATAGACTGACGGCCGCTCAGGCCCGGGAGCTGGACGTGCCCGCTGAACTCACCCTGACCGCCTGGCGCGACCGATACGAAGACTGGCTCAAGGCCAGCGCCCTGCCGCTGTGGTGGACGCTCGGCGCGGACTTCGACCACGGCGGCTTCCACGAAGCGCTCGACGAGCACGCCCGTCCGATCCAGGCGGGACGGCGCTCGCGCGTCCAGACCCGCCAGGCCTATGTCTACGCCGTCGCCGCCGCCCAAGGCTGGTCCGGCCCCTGGCGACAGGCCGCGCTGCACGGACTGGACTTCTTCCTGGCCCACTACGCCCGCGAGGACGGCCGGTACGCCGCGCTGGTCGCCCCGGACGGCGCCGTGCTGGACGATACGCCGGTTCTCTACGATCAGGCGTTCGCGTTGCTGGCTATGGCCGCCGTCAGCCGCATCGCGCCGGAGCGGACCGACATCGGCGACCGGGCCGCCGCGCTGCTCAAGGGGCTGGAGCTGATGCGGGCGCCGGGCCGGGGCTTCCGCGAGAACGGACCCTGGCCTTTCCAGGCCAACGCCCAGATGCATCTGCTGGAATCGGCCCTGGCCTGGTTCGAGCTGACCGGCGGCGCCCAGTGGGGCGAACTGGCGGACGAGATCGTGGCGCTGGCCCTCGATCGCTTCGTCGATCCGAAGAGCGGGATCCTTCGGGAAGTCTACGACGAAACCTGGAGTCCCGCGGCCGGCGACGACGGCCGCTTCATCGAGCCTGGCCACCAGTTCGAATGGGCCTGGCTGCTGCACAGCTGGTCGCGGCTGCGCGGCGACCGCGCGGTCGGTGAAACGATCGAAGGCCTGGTCAAGGCCGGACGGGCGGGCGTCGATGCGGCGCGCGACGCCGCGGTCGACGAACTCTGGGCGGATCTCTCCGTCAGGTCCGCCCGCGCCAGGCTCTGGCCGCAGACCGAGCGCCTGCGCACCGAGGTGATGATGGCGGAGCGGGGGTTCGCCAACGCGACGGAAGAGGCCGGCCAGGCCGCCCGGGGCCTCTGGCGCTATCTCGACACGACGGTCCCCGGCCTCTGGCGCGACAAGCAGACGGCCGAGGGCGACTTCCTGGAAGAACCCGCGCCCGCCAGTTCGCTCTACCATATCCTCGGCGCCGTCATGGCGCTGCAGGGCGTCCGCTAG
- a CDS encoding metallophosphoesterase family protein, giving the protein MKFLSRLLKRQERRGPIAIEGRRVFAIGDIHGCHDLLCGLIDGIQADKQPGEPDPLLIFLGDYVDRGPDSSGVIERLIQLRVDQPGCRFLSGNHEEAMLRFLKDFEGGLIWSTYGGKATMRSYGVEPPANDDDVEAWREAHALFCAAVPETHLRFLRGLEDTIELGDYFFVHAGVRPDRPLSEQSTRDLRWIREPFLSDTRRLEKVIVHGHTPGREPHSDDRRIGVDTWAYNTGVLTAVELDGDGRGFIQARREADGTVTVGFEDLDEDAA; this is encoded by the coding sequence TTGAAGTTTCTTTCCCGCCTCTTGAAACGCCAGGAGCGCCGCGGCCCGATCGCGATCGAGGGGCGGCGCGTGTTCGCGATCGGCGACATCCACGGTTGCCATGACCTTCTCTGCGGCCTGATCGACGGCATCCAGGCGGACAAGCAGCCGGGCGAGCCCGACCCGTTGCTGATCTTTCTCGGCGACTACGTCGATCGCGGGCCGGATTCCAGCGGCGTGATCGAACGCTTGATCCAGCTTCGCGTCGATCAGCCGGGGTGCCGGTTCCTGTCCGGCAACCACGAAGAGGCGATGTTGCGCTTCCTCAAGGACTTCGAGGGCGGCCTCATCTGGTCGACCTACGGCGGCAAGGCGACGATGCGCTCCTACGGCGTCGAGCCTCCGGCGAACGACGACGACGTTGAAGCCTGGCGAGAGGCGCACGCCCTGTTCTGCGCCGCGGTGCCCGAGACGCATCTTCGCTTCCTTCGAGGGCTCGAAGATACGATCGAACTCGGCGACTACTTCTTCGTCCACGCCGGCGTGCGGCCGGATCGTCCGCTGAGCGAACAGAGCACGCGCGACCTGCGCTGGATCCGCGAGCCGTTCCTGTCCGACACGCGGCGGCTGGAAAAGGTGATCGTCCATGGCCACACGCCGGGACGGGAGCCGCATTCCGACGACCGGCGGATCGGGGTGGACACCTGGGCCTACAACACCGGCGTGCTGACCGCCGTGGAGCTGGACGGCGACGGGCGCGGGTTCATCCAGGCTCGGCGCGAAGCCGACGGTACGGTCACGGTCGGGTTCGAGGACCTGGACGAAGACGCCGCCTAG
- a CDS encoding UTP--glucose-1-phosphate uridylyltransferase → MRPVRKAVLPVAGLGTRVLPGAKNTPKEMLNVVDRPILSYIVAEGRAAGIEHFVFVTGRGKEAIENYFDHHPEMESQLEAKGKTDILADIRAELPKPGEMSFVRQMAPLGLGHAVWCARDVIGDEPFAVMLPDMLMHAKVPALRQAVEAYETVGGNIVVVEPAPEGEAHKYGIVALDGHEGRLNRMTGMVEKPPKGTEPSNLFISGRYILQPEVFKLLGDQQKGAGGEIQLTDAMARLMAIENFHALEYDGVTYDCGDKIGLLRANVAFALQREDLGAAARKAITDLLG, encoded by the coding sequence ATGAGACCTGTCCGCAAAGCCGTCCTGCCCGTCGCCGGCCTCGGCACCCGTGTCCTTCCCGGCGCCAAGAACACGCCGAAGGAAATGCTCAACGTCGTGGATCGGCCGATCCTGTCCTACATCGTGGCCGAAGGGCGCGCGGCGGGGATCGAGCACTTCGTGTTCGTCACCGGCCGCGGCAAGGAGGCGATCGAGAACTACTTCGATCACCACCCCGAGATGGAGAGCCAGCTCGAGGCCAAGGGCAAGACCGATATCCTCGCCGACATCCGCGCGGAACTGCCCAAGCCCGGCGAGATGAGCTTCGTGCGCCAGATGGCGCCGCTCGGCCTAGGTCACGCCGTCTGGTGCGCCCGCGACGTGATCGGCGACGAGCCCTTCGCCGTGATGCTGCCCGACATGCTGATGCACGCGAAGGTCCCGGCCCTTCGCCAGGCGGTCGAGGCCTACGAGACGGTCGGCGGCAACATCGTGGTGGTGGAGCCGGCGCCCGAGGGCGAGGCCCACAAGTATGGCATCGTCGCGCTGGACGGCCATGAAGGCCGGCTCAACCGGATGACCGGCATGGTCGAGAAGCCGCCGAAGGGGACCGAGCCCTCGAACCTGTTCATCTCGGGCCGCTACATCCTGCAGCCCGAAGTCTTCAAGCTGCTCGGCGACCAGCAGAAGGGCGCCGGCGGCGAGATTCAGCTGACGGACGCCATGGCCCGGCTGATGGCGATCGAGAACTTCCACGCGCTCGAATACGACGGCGTGACCTATGACTGCGGGGACAAGATCGGCCTGCTGCGCGCCAACGTCGCGTTCGCGCTCCAACGGGAAGACCTAGGCGCGGCGGCGCGCAAGGCGATCACGGACCTGCTGGGCTAG
- a CDS encoding MarR family winged helix-turn-helix transcriptional regulator — MSQAPAFPEPRDALKLSSQLCFPVYAAANAIQKAYRPHLKPLGLTYPQYLVMLVLWEDDGVSLGEIGRRLHLDSGTLTPLLKRLEAAGLVARRRSDEDERVVVISLTAAGRALKAQAEPIPFRLAEDLHLEPASALALKAGLEALLAGVRL, encoded by the coding sequence ATGTCCCAGGCCCCCGCCTTTCCTGAGCCCCGCGACGCGCTGAAGCTGTCGTCGCAGCTGTGTTTTCCGGTCTATGCGGCCGCCAACGCGATCCAGAAGGCCTATCGCCCGCACCTCAAGCCGCTGGGCCTGACCTATCCGCAGTACCTGGTCATGCTGGTGCTATGGGAGGACGACGGCGTCTCGCTGGGCGAGATCGGCCGCCGGCTGCATCTGGACTCGGGGACGCTGACCCCGTTGCTCAAGCGATTGGAAGCCGCCGGCTTGGTGGCGCGGCGGCGATCCGACGAGGACGAGCGAGTGGTGGTGATTTCGTTGACAGCGGCTGGGCGGGCGCTGAAGGCGCAGGCCGAGCCGATCCCGTTCCGCCTGGCGGAGGACCTGCACCTGGAACCGGCGTCGGCGCTCGCGCTGAAGGCGGGGTTGGAGGCGCTCCTGGCCGGGGTGCGGCTGTAG
- a CDS encoding organic hydroperoxide resistance protein, which produces MATLYTATATASGGRDGSARSDDGVLDVALSTPKSLGGAGKAGATNPEQLFAAGYAACFDSALRFVARSQGVTITESAVTARVGIGPNGQGGFGLEAALDVSLPGLDRDAAEKLVATAHQVCPYSNATRGNIEVTLTVI; this is translated from the coding sequence ATGGCCACCCTCTACACCGCCACCGCCACCGCCTCGGGCGGCCGCGACGGCTCCGCCCGCAGCGACGACGGCGTCCTGGACGTCGCCCTGTCCACGCCCAAGAGCCTGGGCGGGGCCGGCAAGGCGGGGGCCACCAACCCCGAGCAGCTGTTCGCCGCCGGCTACGCCGCCTGCTTCGACAGCGCCCTTCGCTTCGTCGCCCGCAGCCAGGGCGTGACGATCACCGAGAGCGCGGTAACCGCCCGGGTGGGGATCGGCCCGAACGGTCAGGGCGGCTTCGGCCTGGAAGCGGCCCTGGACGTCAGCCTGCCCGGCCTGGATCGGGACGCCGCCGAGAAGCTGGTCGCGACGGCCCACCAGGTCTGCCCCTACTCCAACGCCACCCGCGGCAACATCGAGGTGACGCTGACCGTCATCTGA
- a CDS encoding NAD-dependent epimerase/dehydratase family protein, whose amino-acid sequence MAQRMQAEGWNVWAAVRSAESATLARAQGVTPIDAADHAALVAAPTMAAMLVTAPPDERGCPGLNALVPAIAQAGAFPDWIGYLSTTGVYGDREGGWVFEDSPLRARSPEAARRVAAERDWLEVGRGMGLTVQIFRLPGIYGPGRSTFDRLREGRARNLIKPGQVFSRIHVDDIVSGLFASVARPHAGRAYNLVDDDPAPPHVLNAFAAEMMGQIAPALIPYDETALPLAAVRFWSENKRVSNARAKAELGWRLRYPTWREGLTAIYAAENKGSEA is encoded by the coding sequence ATGGCCCAGCGCATGCAGGCCGAAGGCTGGAATGTCTGGGCGGCGGTCCGTTCGGCCGAGTCGGCGACCCTGGCCCGCGCCCAGGGCGTGACCCCGATCGACGCCGCCGACCACGCCGCCCTGGTCGCCGCCCCGACCATGGCCGCGATGCTGGTCACCGCCCCGCCGGACGAGCGCGGCTGCCCCGGCCTCAACGCGCTTGTCCCGGCGATCGCCCAGGCCGGCGCCTTTCCGGACTGGATCGGCTATCTCTCCACGACCGGCGTCTACGGCGACCGCGAGGGCGGCTGGGTGTTCGAGGACAGCCCGCTGCGCGCCCGCTCGCCCGAGGCCGCCCGCCGCGTCGCCGCCGAGCGCGACTGGCTGGAGGTCGGTCGCGGCATGGGCCTGACGGTCCAGATCTTCCGCCTGCCCGGCATCTATGGACCGGGCCGCTCGACCTTCGACCGCCTGCGCGAGGGCCGCGCCCGCAACCTGATCAAGCCGGGCCAGGTGTTCAGCCGCATCCATGTCGACGACATCGTCAGCGGCCTTTTCGCCTCGGTCGCCCGGCCGCACGCCGGCCGCGCCTACAACCTGGTCGACGACGATCCGGCTCCGCCACACGTGCTGAACGCCTTCGCCGCGGAGATGATGGGCCAGATCGCCCCGGCCCTCATTCCCTACGACGAGACCGCCCTGCCCCTGGCCGCCGTCCGCTTCTGGTCCGAGAACAAGCGCGTCTCCAACGCCCGCGCCAAGGCCGAACTCGGCTGGCGGCTGCGCTATCCGACCTGGCGTGAAGGCCTGACCGCGATCTACGCTGCCGAAAACAAGGGGAGCGAGGCATGA
- a CDS encoding patatin-like phospholipase family protein, whose protein sequence is MTKALVLGGGGPVGIAWETGLVAGLADAGVAVHHADFILGTSAGSVVGSQLAVGRTPAEVLDGEFAYAEKAKEAEAGRQGPPPDLSFLMDVLSRRTPGQAMPQALMAELGAKALAAETVSEAVFLSGFPIPEAPWPERFACTAIDAETGEFLLWNKDTAAPLRLAVPSSCAVPTIFPPVTIDGRRYIDGGMRSGTNADMARDHGKVVIVAVVPPMMAAIMQPGLDREMAVIRDHGGEALLITPDAACGAAFGGNLMDNGNREAIARAGFAQGRAEAARVGAFWG, encoded by the coding sequence ATGACGAAAGCCCTGGTGCTGGGCGGCGGCGGCCCGGTCGGGATCGCCTGGGAGACCGGCCTGGTCGCGGGACTGGCCGACGCCGGGGTCGCGGTCCATCACGCCGACTTCATCCTGGGCACCTCGGCGGGCTCGGTGGTCGGCAGCCAGCTGGCCGTCGGGCGCACGCCGGCGGAGGTCCTGGACGGCGAGTTCGCCTACGCCGAAAAGGCCAAGGAAGCCGAGGCCGGACGCCAGGGTCCGCCGCCGGACCTGTCGTTCCTGATGGATGTCCTGTCCCGCCGCACGCCGGGCCAGGCGATGCCGCAGGCCCTGATGGCCGAGCTGGGCGCCAAGGCCCTCGCCGCCGAGACGGTCAGCGAGGCGGTGTTTCTGTCCGGCTTCCCGATCCCCGAGGCTCCATGGCCGGAACGGTTCGCCTGCACCGCCATCGACGCGGAGACCGGCGAGTTTCTGCTGTGGAACAAGGACACGGCCGCGCCACTGCGTCTGGCGGTGCCCTCGTCCTGCGCGGTGCCCACGATCTTCCCGCCGGTCACCATCGACGGCCGCCGCTACATCGACGGCGGCATGCGCTCGGGCACGAACGCCGACATGGCGCGGGACCACGGCAAGGTGGTCATCGTCGCCGTCGTCCCGCCGATGATGGCGGCGATCATGCAGCCGGGCCTGGACCGCGAGATGGCCGTCATCCGCGATCACGGCGGCGAGGCCCTGCTGATCACGCCCGACGCCGCCTGCGGCGCGGCCTTCGGCGGCAACCTGATGGACAACGGCAACCGCGAGGCCATCGCCCGCGCGGGCTTCGCCCAGGGCCGGGCCGAAGCGGCGCGGGTGGGGGCGTTCTGGGGGTAG
- a CDS encoding alpha/beta fold hydrolase, translating to MTETAGYLDRGDGERLAWRRVEGRGPTVVWLGGFMSDMAGTKAQALADWALANDRAFLRFDYLGHGESSGAFRQGTISRWREDSLAAIAALTEGPLVLVGSSMGGWISCLVAAAIPERLHAVVMIAPAADFTEKLMKPGFPPEAFEALARDGEWIRPSLYDEGGYPITAALLEDGARWSILGEPVPIAVPVRILQGREDPDVPWTHALELANAIKSEDVVFTLIKDGDHRLSRPQDIARLIAAVEEAG from the coding sequence ATGACGGAGACGGCGGGATATCTGGACCGGGGCGACGGCGAACGATTGGCCTGGCGCCGCGTCGAGGGGCGGGGTCCGACGGTGGTCTGGCTGGGCGGCTTCATGTCCGACATGGCCGGAACCAAGGCCCAGGCCCTGGCCGACTGGGCCCTGGCCAACGACCGCGCCTTCCTGCGCTTCGACTACCTGGGCCATGGCGAGTCGAGCGGCGCGTTCCGCCAAGGCACGATCAGCCGCTGGCGCGAGGACAGCCTGGCGGCCATCGCGGCGCTGACCGAAGGGCCGCTGGTGCTGGTCGGCTCCTCGATGGGCGGCTGGATCAGCTGCCTGGTCGCCGCGGCCATCCCCGAGCGGCTGCACGCGGTGGTGATGATCGCCCCGGCCGCCGATTTCACCGAGAAGCTGATGAAGCCCGGGTTTCCGCCGGAAGCCTTCGAGGCCCTGGCCCGGGACGGGGAGTGGATCCGGCCGTCGCTCTACGACGAGGGCGGCTATCCGATCACCGCGGCGCTGCTGGAGGACGGCGCCCGCTGGTCGATCCTGGGCGAGCCCGTGCCGATCGCGGTTCCCGTGCGCATCCTGCAGGGCCGCGAGGATCCTGACGTTCCTTGGACCCACGCCCTGGAGCTGGCCAATGCGATCAAGAGCGAGGACGTGGTCTTCACCCTGATCAAGGACGGCGACCACCGCCTGAGCCGACCCCAGGACATCGCCCGGCTGATCGCGGCGGTGGAGGAGGCGGGGTAG
- a CDS encoding glycosyltransferase family 4 protein, producing MSILPPDFTLLQVTPELETGGAEQTTIDVAHAVIAAGGKALVAARGGRMVSRLEEDGGRLAQMPVQSKNPLVMLGNAARLVDLIRRERVSIVHARSRAPAFSALWAAHATKTPFVATYHGIYKANNGLKRWYNAIMTKGDLVIANSEYTRDHILAEHAIDPERVVTIPRGVDLSRFDPRVVAPARVEALRAAWGLPEGDTRTAFLLGGRLSPIKGHLTIVEAARQMRQAGREDFVIIFAGDDQGRTEYREEILAAIAAGGLDDAVKVVGHCDDMPAAFLACDIALLPTLKPESFGRAAVEPQVMERPVIVSGHGGAVETVVEGETGWKIPPGDAEAWAKTMTEAIDLGGVRRRAMGQFAASRARRLYSVDAMCEATLQVYARVLGGRR from the coding sequence GTGTCGATCCTTCCTCCCGATTTCACCCTGCTGCAGGTCACGCCGGAGCTCGAAACCGGCGGCGCCGAGCAGACGACCATCGACGTCGCCCACGCCGTGATCGCGGCGGGCGGCAAGGCGCTGGTCGCCGCCCGCGGCGGACGGATGGTCTCCCGGCTGGAGGAAGACGGCGGCCGCCTGGCGCAGATGCCGGTGCAGTCGAAGAATCCGCTGGTCATGCTCGGCAACGCCGCGCGCCTGGTCGACCTGATCCGGCGGGAGAGGGTCAGCATCGTCCACGCCCGCTCCCGCGCGCCGGCGTTCAGCGCGCTGTGGGCGGCTCACGCCACCAAGACGCCGTTCGTCGCGACCTACCACGGCATCTACAAGGCCAATAACGGCCTCAAGCGCTGGTACAACGCGATCATGACCAAGGGCGATCTCGTCATCGCCAATTCCGAATACACTCGCGACCACATCCTGGCCGAGCACGCCATCGATCCGGAGCGTGTGGTCACCATCCCGCGCGGCGTCGACCTGAGCCGGTTCGATCCGCGCGTGGTGGCGCCGGCCCGCGTCGAGGCGCTGCGCGCCGCCTGGGGCCTGCCCGAGGGCGACACGCGCACCGCCTTCCTGCTCGGCGGGCGGCTGTCCCCGATCAAAGGTCATCTGACCATCGTCGAGGCGGCCCGCCAGATGCGCCAGGCCGGGCGCGAGGACTTCGTCATCATCTTCGCCGGCGACGACCAGGGCCGCACCGAGTACCGCGAGGAGATTCTCGCGGCCATCGCGGCCGGCGGCCTGGACGACGCCGTGAAGGTGGTCGGCCATTGCGACGACATGCCGGCGGCCTTTCTGGCCTGCGACATCGCGCTGCTGCCGACCCTCAAGCCAGAGTCCTTCGGCCGCGCCGCCGTCGAGCCGCAGGTCATGGAACGCCCGGTGATCGTTTCCGGACACGGCGGCGCGGTCGAGACGGTGGTCGAAGGCGAGACCGGCTGGAAAATTCCGCCCGGCGACGCCGAGGCCTGGGCCAAGACGATGACCGAGGCGATCGACCTCGGCGGCGTCCGCAGGCGAGCCATGGGCCAATTCGCCGCCTCTCGCGCGAGACGGCTTTATTCCGTCGACGCCATGTGCGAGGCCACCCTTCAGGTCTATGCGCGTGTTCTGGGGGGGCGGCGTTGA